Proteins from one Candidatus Desulfovibrio trichonymphae genomic window:
- the clpX gene encoding ATP-dependent Clp protease ATP-binding subunit ClpX has product MSKTQKTMTKEPMRCSFCGCNELEVRKLIVWDTATICDSCIKTCNNIIDRDQREAPEGNERLLLPQEIKNRLDEYVIGQHKAKKILSVAVHNHYKRVFYANAIGDDVELEKSNILLVGSSGSGKTLLAKTLAKVLRVPFAITDATTLTEAGYVGEDVENILVQLLQNADYDLEAAGNGIIYIDEIDKISRKGDGPSITRDVSGEGVQQALLKIIEGTEANIPPKGGRKHPQQEFIRMNTGNILFIVGGTFMGLDKIVASRVSGGYMGFGAKVRAARDIPLAELLEKIHPQDLVKFGLIPEFVGRIPIITHVDELDEPDLVRILTEPKNALVRQYQKLFELDHVSLRFTPNALNAIAAQAIGRKTGARGLRNVMEKIMLDIMFKLPSMNNVRECLINRAVIEKGKEPVLFYGDLDADRNVGKDKAS; this is encoded by the coding sequence ATGTCGAAAACACAAAAAACCATGACAAAAGAGCCCATGCGCTGTTCTTTTTGCGGTTGTAACGAGCTTGAGGTGCGCAAGCTCATCGTGTGGGATACTGCAACCATCTGTGACTCCTGCATCAAGACCTGCAACAACATTATCGACCGCGACCAGCGGGAGGCCCCTGAGGGCAACGAGCGCCTGCTCTTGCCGCAGGAGATAAAAAATCGTCTGGACGAGTACGTCATTGGTCAGCACAAAGCCAAAAAAATTCTTTCCGTGGCCGTGCACAACCACTACAAGCGCGTGTTTTACGCCAATGCAATCGGCGACGACGTGGAGCTTGAAAAAAGCAATATCCTTCTTGTTGGCTCGTCGGGCAGCGGCAAAACGCTGCTTGCCAAAACGCTCGCCAAGGTGCTGCGCGTGCCCTTTGCCATCACTGACGCGACCACCCTTACAGAGGCCGGATATGTGGGCGAAGATGTGGAAAATATTCTGGTGCAGCTTTTACAGAACGCGGACTACGACCTTGAAGCCGCGGGCAACGGCATCATTTATATTGACGAAATAGATAAAATTTCGCGCAAGGGCGACGGCCCCTCCATCACCCGTGACGTTTCGGGCGAGGGCGTACAGCAGGCGCTTTTGAAAATCATTGAAGGCACAGAGGCCAACATCCCCCCCAAGGGCGGACGAAAGCACCCGCAGCAGGAATTTATCCGTATGAACACGGGCAATATCCTGTTTATTGTGGGCGGTACCTTTATGGGCCTTGATAAAATTGTGGCGTCGCGCGTGAGCGGCGGTTACATGGGTTTTGGAGCAAAAGTGCGCGCCGCCCGCGATATTCCCTTGGCCGAACTTCTGGAAAAAATTCACCCGCAGGATCTTGTCAAATTCGGCCTGATTCCGGAATTTGTCGGCCGCATTCCGATTATTACCCATGTGGATGAATTGGACGAACCGGATCTTGTGCGCATTCTTACCGAGCCCAAAAACGCGCTGGTGCGCCAGTACCAGAAACTTTTTGAACTTGATCACGTAAGCCTGCGCTTTACGCCGAACGCGCTCAATGCCATTGCCGCGCAGGCCATTGGGCGCAAAACAGGCGCGCGCGGCCTGCGCAACGTGATGGAAAAAATCATGCTGGACATCATGTTCAAGCTGCCTTCAATGAACAATGTGCGGGAGTGCCTCATCAACCGTGCCGTAATTGAAAAAGGCAAGGAACCCGTGCTGTTTTACGGAGACCTCGACGCGGACCGCAATGTTGGGAAAGACAAGGCGTCATAA
- a CDS encoding ATP-dependent Clp protease proteolytic subunit — MSLIPMVIETTGRSERAYDIYSRLLKDRIVLLGSEVNDAVASLICAQLLFLESQDPEKEISLYINSPGGSVTAGLAVYDTMRFVSSPVSTVCIGRAASMGAFLLAAGESGMRFALPNSQIMIHQPSGGFHGQATDIEIHAREVLRLKERLNRMLAENMQRPYEEVASATERDNFLTPDEARELGIIDRVLVSRRNMTAQKKNG, encoded by the coding sequence ATGTCGTTAATTCCCATGGTTATTGAAACCACAGGCCGTTCAGAGCGGGCGTATGACATCTATTCCCGTCTGCTCAAGGATCGCATTGTGCTGCTTGGGTCTGAAGTAAATGACGCTGTGGCTTCGCTCATATGCGCACAGCTGCTTTTTCTGGAATCTCAGGATCCGGAGAAGGAAATCAGCCTGTATATCAATTCCCCCGGCGGTTCGGTGACGGCTGGGCTGGCCGTCTATGACACCATGCGCTTTGTTTCGTCACCCGTTTCTACCGTTTGTATCGGTCGAGCCGCCAGTATGGGCGCTTTTTTGCTGGCGGCCGGCGAGTCGGGCATGCGTTTTGCATTGCCCAACAGTCAGATTATGATACATCAGCCTTCGGGCGGATTCCACGGGCAAGCTACGGATATTGAGATACACGCCCGCGAGGTCTTACGCCTCAAGGAACGACTCAACCGCATGCTGGCGGAAAATATGCAGCGCCCCTATGAGGAAGTGGCCTCCGCCACAGAACGCGACAATTTTTTGACACCTGACGAAGCCAGAGAACTCGGCATTATCGACCGCGTGCTGGTTTCACGCCGCAACATGACGGCGCAGAAAAAGAACGGCTGA
- the tig gene encoding trigger factor: protein MEYKVEELSPVRKKVIITTEPQEVEAAIMGAVALYKTSVQLDGFRKGKVPASVIEQRFRQKIYEEAHQDLVNVHLNEVMQTLGVTPVSGIDLDGPNTLERGSGYTYSIEFEVLPEFDLPPYEGLDAEQEKVVLKEEVVTDVIERILRDRAQLLPVDGLGPAVDGQVVSLDFAAYENGKAVEGVNSENFNLALGERQALEDFEALVKTIQYGQEGESEIRFPDDFLARDLAGKTVTMKVKVHAIKERKLPELNDELAKSLGVETVDKLKQNISDSYVKSRTDLNKSATQKNILDKLLKMTKFPLPQSMVDIQINTLLAAQKARLERYGKSLESLGKSPDTLCVEVLPQAEEITRYHVLMLSIAKKEGLDVTDQEINAHIYQASLQSGDDFKTLREQYERSGMIFALRDRLLADKAMELVYAKARVKEVEPSAGQAAASGCAISKNMFTGL, encoded by the coding sequence GTGGAGTATAAAGTAGAAGAACTTTCACCCGTCAGAAAAAAGGTCATAATCACAACAGAGCCGCAGGAGGTGGAAGCGGCCATCATGGGCGCTGTGGCCCTGTATAAAACGTCTGTGCAGCTGGACGGTTTTCGCAAGGGCAAAGTGCCTGCCTCTGTTATTGAGCAGCGTTTTCGACAAAAAATTTATGAAGAAGCCCATCAGGATCTTGTCAATGTGCACCTCAACGAGGTTATGCAGACGCTCGGCGTGACGCCCGTGTCCGGCATAGATCTGGACGGGCCGAACACGCTTGAGCGGGGCAGCGGCTATACCTACAGCATTGAGTTTGAAGTGCTGCCCGAATTTGACCTGCCCCCCTACGAGGGCTTGGATGCCGAACAAGAAAAGGTCGTCCTCAAAGAAGAGGTCGTGACAGATGTTATAGAGCGAATCCTCCGCGACCGCGCGCAGCTTTTGCCGGTGGACGGCCTTGGTCCGGCCGTGGACGGTCAGGTGGTGAGCCTCGACTTCGCCGCATATGAAAACGGTAAAGCCGTTGAAGGCGTCAACTCCGAAAATTTCAATCTGGCGCTGGGTGAACGTCAGGCTCTGGAAGATTTTGAAGCTCTCGTCAAAACAATTCAGTACGGGCAGGAAGGCGAGAGCGAAATCCGCTTTCCCGACGACTTTCTCGCCAGGGATCTGGCCGGAAAAACCGTGACCATGAAGGTCAAGGTGCACGCCATCAAAGAACGCAAGCTGCCGGAACTCAATGATGAACTGGCCAAAAGCCTTGGCGTTGAAACTGTGGACAAGCTCAAGCAAAATATCAGCGACAGCTATGTCAAAAGTCGCACTGACCTGAACAAGAGCGCGACCCAGAAAAACATTCTGGACAAACTGCTGAAAATGACGAAGTTCCCCCTGCCCCAAAGCATGGTGGACATACAGATCAACACCCTGCTCGCCGCACAGAAAGCCCGCTTGGAACGCTATGGAAAGAGTCTGGAATCACTGGGCAAAAGCCCTGACACGCTATGCGTGGAAGTGCTGCCACAGGCTGAAGAGATAACGCGATATCACGTGCTTATGCTCTCTATTGCCAAGAAGGAAGGTCTGGACGTCACTGATCAGGAAATCAACGCGCATATTTATCAAGCCAGCCTGCAGAGCGGGGATGACTTTAAAACACTCCGCGAGCAGTATGAACGCTCAGGCATGATTTTTGCTTTGCGTGACCGTCTGCTGGCCGACAAGGCTATGGAGCTCGTTTACGCAAAGGCCCGCGTGAAGGAAGTGGAACCAAGCGCAGGTCAGGCCGCTGCCAGCGGATGTGCAATATCAAAAAATATGTTTACAGGCTTATGA
- a CDS encoding branched-chain amino acid transaminase, whose translation MQTTQFIWFDGKMLPWDHARVHVLTHALHYGSAVFEGMRAYSCTDGTSAVFRLADHCKRLVNSAKILRFELPYSAEHLAVACVETLQANKLTEGYVRPLSFVGYGELGIYPGDNPVQTIIAVWPWGAYLGAEALEKGIRVKTSSFARMHVNTLMTKAKSSGNYINSILAKVEAKGEGYDEAVMLDTAGFVSEASGENIFIVRDGILKTTPWTSILGGITRDSIIKLARDVGYLVEEQQFTRDEFYIADEAFLTGTAAELTPIRELDHRVIGAGGAGPVTRRLQKEFFKVVRGENVEYADWLHRYNV comes from the coding sequence ATGCAAACAACACAATTTATCTGGTTTGACGGCAAAATGCTTCCCTGGGATCATGCCCGCGTGCATGTTCTCACCCATGCTCTGCATTACGGCAGCGCCGTTTTTGAAGGCATGCGTGCCTATTCCTGTACTGACGGAACATCCGCTGTTTTTCGGCTTGCCGATCACTGCAAACGGCTTGTCAATTCCGCAAAAATTTTGCGTTTTGAACTGCCGTACAGCGCCGAACATCTGGCCGTGGCCTGTGTGGAGACGTTGCAGGCCAACAAACTGACTGAAGGATATGTCCGCCCGCTTTCTTTTGTGGGATATGGCGAATTGGGCATCTACCCAGGGGACAACCCTGTGCAGACAATCATCGCTGTCTGGCCTTGGGGGGCATATCTCGGCGCGGAAGCGCTAGAGAAGGGCATTCGCGTCAAAACAAGTTCTTTCGCGCGCATGCACGTCAACACGCTTATGACAAAAGCTAAAAGTTCCGGCAATTACATCAATTCCATACTCGCAAAAGTGGAAGCCAAGGGAGAAGGCTATGACGAAGCCGTCATGCTGGATACGGCCGGTTTTGTTTCTGAAGCGTCTGGCGAAAATATTTTCATTGTTCGCGACGGCATTCTTAAAACAACGCCTTGGACGTCCATTCTTGGCGGCATTACCCGTGACTCTATCATCAAGCTGGCCCGTGACGTGGGTTATCTTGTGGAAGAACAGCAATTCACCCGTGACGAATTTTATATTGCCGACGAGGCATTTTTGACCGGCACGGCGGCGGAGCTCACCCCCATACGCGAGTTGGACCATCGCGTTATCGGCGCTGGCGGCGCCGGACCGGTGACCAGACGTTTGCAGAAGGAATTTTTTAAGGTGGTCAGGGGCGAAAATGTCGAATATGCCGACTGGC